The following proteins are encoded in a genomic region of Dialister hominis:
- the fba gene encoding class II fructose-1,6-bisphosphate aldolase — protein MPLVGTTEMFKKAYEGHYAIGAFNVNNMEIIQGIMEAAKEENSPVILQASEGARNYAGQEYIVGLVKIALQDYPEIPTALHLDHGSSYEICKACIDGGFSSVMYDGSKHPYEENVRITKQIVGYAHDKGVVVEAELGRLAGVEDLVSVDAKDAIFTDPDQAAEFVELTGCDSLAIAIGTSHGAYKYKGDPYLDYDRLEKVGKLLPDYPIVLHGASTVIPEFVEQCNAYGGKVLGAKGVPEDMLRKAATMAVCKINIDTDIRLAMTSAIRKALAEDPSNFDPRGYLKPAREAVKQMVMHKIEAVLGSANTI, from the coding sequence ATGCCGCTCGTTGGAACAACTGAAATGTTCAAAAAAGCGTATGAAGGACACTATGCAATAGGCGCTTTCAACGTCAACAACATGGAAATTATTCAGGGAATCATGGAAGCAGCCAAAGAGGAGAACTCACCAGTTATTCTTCAGGCTTCCGAAGGTGCACGCAACTATGCAGGCCAGGAATATATTGTAGGACTTGTAAAAATTGCTCTTCAGGATTATCCGGAAATCCCAACTGCTCTTCATCTCGACCATGGCTCTTCCTATGAAATCTGCAAAGCCTGCATTGATGGCGGATTCTCCTCCGTCATGTATGATGGTTCAAAACACCCATATGAAGAAAACGTTAGAATCACGAAACAGATTGTTGGATATGCTCACGATAAAGGTGTTGTGGTTGAAGCAGAATTAGGAAGACTGGCCGGAGTAGAAGACCTGGTCAGTGTAGATGCAAAAGATGCAATCTTCACTGATCCTGATCAGGCAGCAGAATTTGTTGAACTGACTGGCTGCGATTCCCTTGCTATCGCCATCGGCACAAGCCATGGCGCCTATAAATACAAAGGCGACCCCTATCTGGATTATGACCGCCTGGAAAAGGTTGGAAAACTTCTGCCGGATTATCCGATCGTTCTTCATGGTGCTTCCACCGTTATTCCGGAATTTGTTGAACAGTGCAATGCCTATGGCGGAAAAGTACTCGGTGCCAAGGGTGTTCCTGAAGATATGCTGAGAAAAGCTGCGACTATGGCTGTATGCAAAATTAATATCGACACAGACATTCGTCTTGCGATGACAAGTGCCATCAGAAAAGCTCTTGCTGAAGACCCATCCAACTTTGACCCGCGCGGATACTTG